Sequence from the Verrucomicrobiota bacterium genome:
CGGAAACGGTCGCAAGTTTGCCAAGCGACGTGCCCTGCCGTCGCTGCTGTTTCGCTGCATCTGAGTGTCGGCGGTCGCGGTCATGTTCTCAACCGCGAGTTGTTCAGCTTCAATCAAAGTTTCCATGTGCTGAACCATAATCCACCGGCGCGGGGTTGTCCACATGGGGGCGGCTCAAATGAGACGACACTTTGATGCTTGGTCCGCGTTAAACCTGCGGCAGTCTGGACGATGCCGAGGGCTCACTCTGTGGCGCTTTCCGCTAACGTCGGCTGCGCAGATTTACGGCGAATCTGCCCGATAGAAGCGAAACGCCGAATTTGTCGCGGTTTCGTCAGTGAATTGCACTGTGCCGAACTTATTCGTCACAACGCCCAGCGACAGCCAGTCGGCGAAGTTCGTGGACGCGAGGATTCGGTAGTGTCGCGCCCGCAATGAGGGCAACGTCGTGATCCGTCTGGCTGGCGCAACGCAATCTGCGGTGTTTGGCTTGGTCTTCGGTTTTGTCCGTCAGCAATGCGGAGTCTTGCATGGCTCCAATCTAACGCGCGTTCGCCGACACTCCAAGCAAGTGAGAACAAAAAGTCGCTTTACCACGAAGCGGCGCGCTGACTGCGTTGACAGGCTTGAAAGACCTTGGTTTTCGTTGGACTTGTTAGCAGTCGGCGTTAGCAGTTAGCCTGTTTTGAAGAGTGTCGAAATGCCACAAACCCTTGATGTTATTGATTGGAATTGAGTTTGGAGGCGAGGGTCGGAATCGAACCGACGCATAAGGCTTTTGCAGAGCCCTGCCTTACCACTTGGCTACCCCGCCCTTCCTTCCAGGCGCCCTGAAAGGTAGTGAAGTTTTGCAGCCGCGCAAGTCTGTATTCCATCTCGCATTGCGACTCGGAGGACTCTGAGAGTTTGTTTCAAGTCGCGGTGTCATTCTCTTCTCATGAGGCAACAGACCTCCAGCGACACCAGTGGAGAATGGCACAAACCTTTCAGCAAACGCGGCGACACAATCGGAAAATCCTGCCGACCTCAGCGAATCTTGATTTGCAGAGTGCGAATTTTCGTCCTCAGTTTCCGGTAAAGCGGGTGTTGGCGCAGGTTGGCCAGGTCCGGGTCTTGAGCCAGCCATTTGAAGTCCCGATAGCCCAGATGCAGCGCTCGATTCAGCGCTTCCGCCGCCAACTCGCACTGGTGCGTTAACGAATAGCTGCACGCCAGGTTGTACTGCGCGAATGCATCCTCCGGGCGCAATCTGGCCAGCGTTTCATCTACCTTTAGGCCGTCGGTCAGCCGGCCGCGACGCGTATAATCGTCTCCCAGGATTTGCAGCGCCTCGATATAATTAGGATCGCGGCGAACGACCCCTTCGAGAAATCCTATCTCAATGTCCAGGTTCTGTCGTTGTTGGCGGCTAAGTCGTTTTCTGGCGCTACTCTTCTTCGGCATACACTGCGCAGGCAATCATTGCAAAAGGTCCGTCCAAGTCAAGAGACCGCACGGGGAGTCAACGCGCAGCGTCAAGCCGCGTCCGCCATCATCGGCGGACGATCTCACTCACGGCTTTGAGGAAGGCGGTGGCTTCTCGGTCCGTTCCAATGCTGATTCGCAAATAAGCCTTCACTTCGGGCGACCCGAACCAGCGCACGAGGATTTTCCTGGCGCGCAATTTCGCCAGCCATCGCTCCGCCGGAAAACACGGAGGCCGCGCCAGCAGGAAATTCGTCTGGCTTGGGAACACCTCGAATCCGAGTTCTCCCAGTTCCCGCGTGAGCCGCTCGCGAGTCGCGATCACTTTCCTGAAATTCCCGCGGTAATAAGGCAGGTCACCAAGCGTTGCCAGCGCGCCGATTTGGCCAAGGCCATTTACGTTGTAACTGTCGCGGATCTTATCAAGCGCTTCGATCAAGTCCGGATGGCCCACGAAGTAACCCACCCGCAGGAAGCACAGCGAATAGGCTTTGGAAAAAGTTCGGGCCACAAGCACGTTGGGGAGACGCAACCCCAGTTCGAGCGCGTTCTCGTTCGCGAAATCCACGTACGCTTCATCAAGCACGACGATGCCGCGCTGCGCGCGACACAGCGTTTCCAGTTCGGCGGTCGCGTAGCCGCGCCCGCTCGGAGCGTTGGGCGTCGTGATGAATGTCAGCGCGGCCCGGAAATCCCAACGCTTTCCACGGCGCAAGTCAGCCGCGCTAGGAAGAGCGAAGCGATCGCCCAACGGCACCGCCTTGGCATGCGCTCCGTGGATGGCAGCCAGTACGGGATAAAGCGAGTAACTGGGCGTAAAAAACTGGATGACGCTTCGGGCGCGCTCGGATTTGAGTGGAGAATCAGTCCCGGGCTCCACGAAAGTGCGCGTGGCCAGGGCCAGCAATTCATCGGAACCGTTGCCCACGACGATATTCTCGGGTGAACAGCGGTGAAGCTTCGCCAGTTTCTCGCGCAACTCTTGCGCCGTGGGATTCGGGTAGAGCCGCAATCGCCCGTCCACAGCCGCCTGAATGGCGGCGCGCACTTTCGGAGACGGCGGATACGGATTCTCGTTCGTGTTGAGTTTGATCAGCCCTTGGATCTTCGGCTGCTCCCCCGGGACATATGCATGCAGCACTCGAACGATGGGGCGAACCAGGGATTGCGGATTGCGCAGTGCGGAGTGCGGATTCTTCATCGCCCCTTCAATTGGGTGTTTCACCACTGATTACTCACCACTGATCACTGCTTCCTCCGCCTGCGTTCCATCCGGATCGTGGCTGACCGCGCATGCGCGGCCAGGCCTTCGACTTCGGCAAATTTCTCTACAACGGGAAGGGCCTTCTGAAGAGCGCCCAGAGCGTATTCCACCACGCTGGTGCGGCGTTGAAACTGGTCGACCGTCAATCCGGCGAATGAAGCGCCTGCGCCGCCGGTCGGCAGGACATGACTTGGGCCGGCCACGTAATCGCCCAGCACTGTAGGCGAGTTGGCGCCCAGGAAGATTGCGCCGGCCGTTTTGAGTTGTTCCGCCACGGCGGCGGCGTTGCGGGTCATGATTTCGCAATGTTCGGGAGCGAGTTGATTGGCCAGGGCGATGGCGTCGTTCCATTGCTTCACCTGAATCAGGCAGCCCGAATTCTCCAGCGCGCGGCGAATAAAATCTTTCCGCGGCAATCGTGGAAGCTGCCGGGCGATTTCGCTTTGAACCGACTTGAGCAACCTCGCGGAAGGCGTCACCAGCCAGACCCGCTCGTGGCCCGAACCATGTTCGGCCTGCGCCAGCAGGTCCGCCGCAACGTAACGCGCGTCCGCGGTGTCATCCGCCAGCACCAGAATCTCGCTCGGTCCAGGCAGCAGATCGATGGCGACGTGGCCGAAGAGCAGGCGTTTGGCGGCGACGACGTAAGCGTTGCCGGGGCCGAAAACTTTTTGCACGCGTCGAATCGTTTCAGTGCCGAACGCCATGGCGGCAATCGCTTGCGCGCCGCCGACGCGGTAAGTCTCTGTGGCGCCTGCCGCGTTCAAGGCGAACAGCAGCGCCGGATTGAGGGCGCCGGTTTTGTCGGCCGGCGTGCACACCACGATCTCCGGGCAACCGGCGACTTTCGCGAGCGTGATCGTCATGAGGGCGGTCGAAGCCAGCGGCGCAGTCCCTCCGGGGATGTAGATGCCGACCCGTTGGAAGGGATCGAACTTTTCTCCCACCCTGCCGCCATGCCCATTGCGCACAGACCAGTTCTTTCGCAAGGATCGGCGGCTAAAGGATTCGATGTTCTTCCGCGCCGCGTGCACGGCTTGCCGCAGAGCCTCGTCCGCTTTGAGCGACGCACTCATCAGTTCCGCGGTCGTGACTGGCAGTTGCTCGGCGCGCAGCTTTGCGCCGTCGAAGCGCTCCGTGAATTCAAGCAGGGCCTGGTCGCCGCGCGTCTGGACGGCGTCGATGATCCGCCGGGTTCGATGTTCGATGAGCGGATCGAACAAACTGGACGGGGCGGTGAGCCGGCGCACTTGATGAGCGAAGTCTGCGTCCGTGTGGCGAACAATTCTCATTGGCCGAGGACGCTAGAAGAACGGTCGCCAAAAGTCAAAACGTGCCCCGCTTTGGGTAGTGTCTTAACTTCGAGTTGCGGAGCGCGACTGGGTCTAGACTCCGTCGCTGCACCTTACACGAATCTGGGACGGCGATTCGCCAATCCCAAGGGGATTGCGTCCTCCAGCCCAGGGTTGCGAGGAACGAGCTACTCTGGGTGAAGCTTCGCGGCGCGTGCGAACCCCGCGCCAGCGTCTTGGATTGCGGTGATGCAGCGGCAGTGAAATCACCGCTTTCGCTGGGTAAATTAGGCGTCTTCTACTTCGAAACCGTCGTCCTGAAACCATCGCTCCGCTGGTGAAAAGCATGACGTGCGACTGACGACTTGACGGCGAGCGCGAGTAAGCAATACTTACCGCGTGACAGCGACACTTTCCAGTCGAGGCCAAATTGTCATTCCGCAACCGGTGCGCGAACGATGTGGGTTGCGCGCCGGTGACCATTTTGTCGTTGAGGACCAACCGGAGACGCAGGTAGTGACGCTGCGCAAGGTCAAGAATCGTGGCGACTGGTTCAGTGTTTACATGGAGTGCCCGCACTCGTTCGAAGTGCCGCCGCGCCGCCGGCAGTTTTACCGCCGCAAAACATGAGCTGGCTGGTGGACACCGACCTGCTCAGCGAGCGCACCAAGCCGCGGCCGGATGTGAAGGTGCTGAAATGGCTGGAGGAAAACTCCGCGGACATCTACACCAGCAGCCACGTCATCGGAGAACTCCAGGCCGGCATTTCGCTGCTCGCGGAGGGGGCGAGAAAGCGGGCCTTGCAAGCCTGGCTCAACCGTCTCATCGAAGCGATGGAAGGAAGGATTTTGAATTTCAACAGCACCGTCGCAACTGTCTGGGGCCGGCAGGAAGCCGAGTTCAGCAAGAAAGGTTGTTTAATGCCGATGCCAGACAGTTTCATAGCGGCCACGGCGCGCCGACACAATTTGACCATTGCCACGCGGAATGTCGGAGATTACGCGCGACCTGGCCTGAAGGTGATGCATCCAACGGAGAGCGCCGATTGAACTTACCACTCCGCCGTGAGCGACGTGACCCGACTGTTGAATGCCGCCGAGCAAGGCGATCCGAAAGCCGCCGATGAACTCCTGCCGATGGTTTATGAAGAATTGCGCCGTTTGGCGGTTTCAAAGATGTCCCTGCAACCCGCCGGGCACACATTGCAGGCCACCGCGTTGGTGCATGAAGCCTGGCTCCGAATCTCCAAAGAAAATTATCGTTGGGAAAACCGCCGTCATTTCTTCGCCGCCGCTTCCGAGGCCATGCGCCGGATTCTGGTGGACCAGGCCCGCCGCAAACAGCGGCTGAAACGCGGCGGCCCGCAAGAGCGGTTGAGCCTCGATGAGATCGACATCGCTCTCGAGACGGAACCCGAGGAACTGTTGCGCGTGCATGAGGCCTTGGAAAAACTCGCCGCCGAGGATGCGCTCAAGGCCGAACTGGTCAAACTGCGGTTCTTCGTCGGCCTGGGAATCCCTGAGGCCGCAGAGATCCTCGGCATTTCCCCCACGACGGCGAAGCGGCATTGGACCTTTGCACGGGCCTGGCTTTACGACGAGCTGAAGTCCTGACGCCCGCGTCGAGTCGTATGGAGCGTGGCAAAAGTACGTGCACCCCTCCTCAGGAACCTGATTCAACCACGGATTACACAGATCACACGGATAAAGCGGCTTCCCCATCAGTGAAATCCGCGAAATCCGTGGTCCAAAAATCACTTCAGAGTTTCCGTGCGCGAAGTATTGCTTGGGCGAATTCTCTCCCTGCCCTCCCCCGCGCTGCCGAATGCGAAGCTGGTGAATAGCGTGGGGAGAGGGATCAAGGGTGAGGGGCGATTCGCAATTGTATGCAGAAACTTATGCAAAGACCCATAGTAGCAGCCTCCTTACGTCGCCTGCTAC
This genomic interval carries:
- the hisC gene encoding histidinol-phosphate transaminase, which translates into the protein MKNPHSALRNPQSLVRPIVRVLHAYVPGEQPKIQGLIKLNTNENPYPPSPKVRAAIQAAVDGRLRLYPNPTAQELREKLAKLHRCSPENIVVGNGSDELLALATRTFVEPGTDSPLKSERARSVIQFFTPSYSLYPVLAAIHGAHAKAVPLGDRFALPSAADLRRGKRWDFRAALTFITTPNAPSGRGYATAELETLCRAQRGIVVLDEAYVDFANENALELGLRLPNVLVARTFSKAYSLCFLRVGYFVGHPDLIEALDKIRDSYNVNGLGQIGALATLGDLPYYRGNFRKVIATRERLTRELGELGFEVFPSQTNFLLARPPCFPAERWLAKLRARKILVRWFGSPEVKAYLRISIGTDREATAFLKAVSEIVRR
- the hisD gene encoding histidinol dehydrogenase is translated as MRIVRHTDADFAHQVRRLTAPSSLFDPLIEHRTRRIIDAVQTRGDQALLEFTERFDGAKLRAEQLPVTTAELMSASLKADEALRQAVHAARKNIESFSRRSLRKNWSVRNGHGGRVGEKFDPFQRVGIYIPGGTAPLASTALMTITLAKVAGCPEIVVCTPADKTGALNPALLFALNAAGATETYRVGGAQAIAAMAFGTETIRRVQKVFGPGNAYVVAAKRLLFGHVAIDLLPGPSEILVLADDTADARYVAADLLAQAEHGSGHERVWLVTPSARLLKSVQSEIARQLPRLPRKDFIRRALENSGCLIQVKQWNDAIALANQLAPEHCEIMTRNAAAVAEQLKTAGAIFLGANSPTVLGDYVAGPSHVLPTGGAGASFAGLTVDQFQRRTSVVEYALGALQKALPVVEKFAEVEGLAAHARSATIRMERRRRKQ
- a CDS encoding AbrB/MazE/SpoVT family DNA-binding domain-containing protein encodes the protein MTATLSSRGQIVIPQPVRERCGLRAGDHFVVEDQPETQVVTLRKVKNRGDWFSVYMECPHSFEVPPRRRQFYRRKT
- a CDS encoding type II toxin-antitoxin system VapC family toxin: MSWLVDTDLLSERTKPRPDVKVLKWLEENSADIYTSSHVIGELQAGISLLAEGARKRALQAWLNRLIEAMEGRILNFNSTVATVWGRQEAEFSKKGCLMPMPDSFIAATARRHNLTIATRNVGDYARPGLKVMHPTESAD
- a CDS encoding sigma-70 family RNA polymerase sigma factor, producing the protein MSDVTRLLNAAEQGDPKAADELLPMVYEELRRLAVSKMSLQPAGHTLQATALVHEAWLRISKENYRWENRRHFFAAASEAMRRILVDQARRKQRLKRGGPQERLSLDEIDIALETEPEELLRVHEALEKLAAEDALKAELVKLRFFVGLGIPEAAEILGISPTTAKRHWTFARAWLYDELKS